In a genomic window of Quercus lobata isolate SW786 chromosome 4, ValleyOak3.0 Primary Assembly, whole genome shotgun sequence:
- the LOC115986182 gene encoding disease resistance protein RML1B-like: MEENVNIRDVDDGVLMIKNSLCHKRVLLVLDDVNQFKQLEKLAGEPNWFGQGSRVIITTREEHLLIRHKIYEDRKLDDDDALHLFSLKAFNKDHLVKDYLKMSKHFVNYAKGLPLAVDVLGSLLYNRRKVEWESECEAIEGLVLELGNQHTSKEAQWNLEAFSNMPNLKLLIIHGVPFLHGPKHLSNDLRYLDWSEYPSKSLPSSFQPDELVKLLMCKRKIELLWEGIKHFDNLKSIKLNDSINLIATPEFSGVPNLEKLMLEGCINLLEVHSSITVHKKLTLLNLKGCKNLNFLLSKIEMESLEILILSGCSKIKRIPEFMRNIESDCKKLVYIPGSSFSFMSLEDLNVAGNLKLDRQSKNFLSLNLSSLSPEKWNRLSKSLNSILVWAPDLDHLKGIYKEPEIHFVATLSIVIPGSKIPKWFKP, encoded by the exons aTGGAGGAAAATGTGAATATAAGAGATGTTGATGATGGAGTTCTTATGATCAAGAATAGTTTATGTCATAAAAGggttcttcttgttcttgatgatgtaaATCAATTCAAACAGTTAGAAAAGTTAGCTGGGGAGCCAAATTGGTTTGGTCAAGGTAGTAGAGTTATCATAACAACAAGAGAAGAGCATTTGTTGATAAGACATAAAATATATGAGGATCGAAAATTGGATGATGATGACGCTCTTCACCTTTTTAGTTTGAAGGCTTTTAATAAAGATCATCTTGTCAAAGATTATCTAAAGATGTCCAAGCATTTTGTAAATTATGCTAAAGGCCTTCCTTTAGCTGTTGATGTTTTGGGTTCTCTTTTGTACAATAGAAGAAAGGTGGAATGGGAAAGT gaatGTGAAGCAATTGAAGGACTTGTCCTTGAACTGGGTAACCAACATACATCCAAAGAGGCACAATGGAATCTTGAAGCCTTTTCAAATATGCCCAACCTTAAATTGCTTATAATTCATGGTGTTCCCTTTCTGCATGGTCCCAAACACCTTTCTAATGACTTAAGATATCTTGATTGGAGTGAATATCCTTCAAAATCTTTGCCATCAAGTTTCCAACCAGATGAGCTTGTTAAACTTCTTATGTGCAAGAGAAAAATTGAATTACTTTGGGAAGGAATAAAG CATTTTGACAACTTGAAGTCCATCAAATTAAACGATTCCATAAATCTCATTGCAACCCCTGAGTTCAGTGGAGTCCCAAATCTTGAGAAATTGATGCTTGAAGGTTGTATAAATCTACTTGAGGTTCACTCATCTATTACAGTTCATAAAAAGCTCACTCTTCTTAATCTAAAAGGTTGCAAAAACCTTAATTTCCTTCTAAGCAAGATTGAAATGGAGTCTCTTGAGATTCTTATTCTTTCGGGTTGTTCAAAAATTAAGAGAATTCCAGAATTTATGAGAAATATAGAAAG TGATTGCAAAAAACTTGTGTATATTCCTGGCAGCAGTTTTAGCTTCATGTCGCTTGAAGATCTCAATGTAGCTGGCAATTTGAAACTTGACAGACAGTCAAAGAACTTTTTAAGCTTAAACCTTTCAAGCCTATCACCTGAAAAATGGAATCGGCTTTCCAAAAGCCTAAATTCTATCCTGGTCTGGGCTCCAGATCTGGACCATTTAAAG GGAATCTATAAGGAACCCGAAATACATTTTGTGGCTACCCTTAGTATTGTTATTCCTGGAAGTAAAATTCCAAAATGGTTTAAACCTTAG